The following nucleotide sequence is from Perca flavescens isolate YP-PL-M2 chromosome 20, PFLA_1.0, whole genome shotgun sequence.
CTAACACGATACGTCCCACAGGCTAGATGGGCGTCCTGTCCCGTTGATATCGTGGTTTATGTCtgtgcaaatatatattttgtcacATGAAGTTGCATTTGACAGTAAGCAATTGGATTGCCAATTTGTCCCAAAATACAGTCAAATCTTTGGTAGTTAAAGTTTAATTAGAGGTGTCTAAAATGCTTCCTCATTCTCTCTCGGGCTTAATTTGATTAGACTTACTCGTCCGACTGAGACCTTTATCGGGTTGAGGTTTTCAGAAAATGTTATTTCCTACTCCGATTATTAAAATCCATATAGTACAAGGAGAAACCGTTCACACGCAAAGCATTCCTTCCTCTTTGTCAGTACAGTAACACAATCGCTCtgttttgtacattttactgtacagagtgaaaggtgATACAGGTCCAGGTGTTCTGTAAAAAGAGGCTATAAATAACTGGAAATCTGTCAAAACTGACCTTGGACTCTCCACTTCACCCCGGACCTTCCACCAGGCCCGTGTTTCGGCTGCGCCGCGGTTTTGTTGTGTCCTCCGCCAtgcgccataccacaccgggagcgtcttgcctgcccgactcgcagattttattgtctctataagtactttacagaacaatcacgtgtttattaagctagtatctaccttccactccaagcactcctgcaGTTAAACTCCAtgcatgccttctcttttctggcatGGTCCTTTTATAAAAAGGATctgtagactgggtaaacccagcccgatctgccggcgatttgatttctccctgcagctcaggctggaaacctgtccgtttatctatcctgcttccgttacaaatacTAGTAACAGTGATTTATAAAGTTCTATTGTATAGCGGTcaattatctgttcaaaaacttttctatgtaaaattttctattaaagaaaagtaaaaataaatatttgtttgtgCTGTAAAAGTGGttaggaaaaaaatgaaatttgaatCGGCGAAAATCGGTATTGGCAGCTCAAACTCCATGAAAAATTtgaatcggcctagaaaattgcaatctgtgcatctctagcggggaccaatcacagcctggcttatccacctggcgcgctatttgcgggtttaacacgacgacgatagagaagcgacggcaagcagctttttgtttacgttCAACaatggcggccaccgaagctatcaaaggcaagttttctctgaaaacgGAACAGAAACTTGCCCTGGAACAATTCCTACAAAAGAAGGGTGTGTTTGCGTTACTGCCGACCGGCTTTGGTAAAAGCCTAATTTACCAGCTAGCCCCGCTGGTGGCCAAAAGAACGGAGCTCAGCTCAAACCCCGTTGTtgtggtctgattggttgaaggactaggATCTGTGGTGGcctattatgtttttccaccacCGAGATGGGTggggggggttgtgtgtgtctttaggtAAATTGACTGGACATGTGAATATAGGCCTGCTGCATATCTTTACCATACCGCTTCTATAGGGGTCACTTTTtctccattcattttttttaattctgccTTCTTAtctgtagggctgccacctcttagtcgattagtcgactaagaggtcgttttggtcttagtcgactagaCTAGTCGACTAAGTcgagatttctttagtcgattagtcattttttatgcttattcatgcttaattacttatttccaagaaacttctgagcacatttatggtaaacacaagatttaaagaggtgcttttgcaggattaattgtggagaaactcagttttacagatggttaattaactacatttatattgtgcttttctagtcttaaccacctctcaaagcgcacagctctgtcaattaaatcaaccaatcgattagtcgacaaaatcctataagtgttagtcgactaagaatttctttagtcgaggacagccctacttatATGTCcaactttaaataatttttctttgtctccatcCTCTCCCTTTAACATCCTCTCTGTCCACTCCTCCTCCCCATCTGTCTCTCCGTCCGTCTCAGGTGTGGAGTCCCTACCAGCAGCCCGAGAGTCTCGGCGACCTGGAGGGCCGCGTGGAGGACAAGTCGCGCAGCCTCTACACCCACGAGGAGTACATCAGCCTGGTGCTGAACAGCGGCAGCGGGCTGTCCCACGACTACGTCAGCCAGTCCATCCAGGAGGACCCGCGCATGATGGCGTTCTTCGACTCGCTGGTGCGCCGAGAGATCGAAGGCTGGAGCTCCGACTCCGACAGCGACCTGAGCGAGGAGGCCATCATGCAGCTCCACGCCCGGGGACGCCGCGCCACCCGGGCCACGCCCGCGCCTCCGGCCGCCGTCCCCGCAGCCGCTCCCCACAGCGACTCGGACAACTCGTCGTCGTCCTCCCTGGCCGGACCCGGCGCCTCCGGAGGGGAGGAGCGAGCCGCGGAGGAGCGGCCGAGGAGACGGAGCAGGCGCCAGCGGCATCAGTCGGGCTTCCTCGTCAACGAGGACTCGGACTCCAGCGAGTTTTGGCTGGACCCCATGCCCCGGCCGCGCTCCCCGAGCCCCAGGGACAACTCCACGCTGTCCAGCCCCCCGTCTTCTCCTTCGCTGCCCGCCGGAGCCTCCAGCTCCTCCACTTCCACGTCCAGCTCCAGCAGCGACGACGAGGAGCGGCGCAGCGCGGTGAGGCGGCGCAACGTCACGCGGCGCCGGCGCACGCACGTGGTCTCCAGAGCCGGGGACCGACCCGAGTCCGCGCAGACTCTGTTCTCGGCCGTCGACTCCTGCAGTTACCCATCGATATCGATCGAGGACCTGACGTCATCGTCCGGCGAGGCGCAAAACTCCCTCCAAATCAAGCCCGGCGGCGTCAAAGACGAGGACAAATGTCTGAGCCCTTCGGACTTTGTCTGTCTGAGTCCAGTCATGTCCTCCGAGAGCCAAGGGAGCGACAAGACGGAGCTGGAAAGACACCCGGCCGCGTCTCAGCGCTCGCCGGACGGCCGCAGGACTGAAGAGAGCGCCGCTCTGGACAACTCTGACAGCGGCGAGGCTTGCAGCGGCGAGGCGGCTTTAGACGGTAACTCCCCGAGCCGGCGGAGCCCCGGGGTGAACGGGCGACACCGGACCGTAGCGCCTCACGTGAGAGAGAACCTCCACGTCTCCTCAGAATCCGAGGAAGAGCCCGGCGTCACACCCGAGGACACCCGGCCGCAGAGGGAGAAAGGCCCGGCACAGAGCGCTCTGAAGCGGACTCACGTGGGATCGGAGGAGGGCGAGTCAGGCTCCTCTCCCTCAGAGAAGAAGCTAAAAACATAACGACAACTCCGTCTCACCTCGGGAAAGAAATCGTTTGTTAACCGACTTAATTTAGGAAGTGGGTTTTCTATGGATTTCTACAACTCGGCTTTTTCATTTTGCGTCTTGTAGTCGCGTGGCACGCCACGTGAACTCCTGCTGATTACGAGCACAAGGCGTTAaggaactttaaaaaaagaaaaagaaagtgctgttaatttttgttgtttacGAACAAATGAATTGGACAatgtcatccttttttttttggtcaaacCAGGGATGACAATAAaagatgtaaaatataaaacacgAGTTAAATATTGTTGATAGCTAATGGCGTTTTTGAAGTGAAGCGCATTTCTTTTCCTGCGGCATCAGTGTTTGTTTCTCATGCTCTGGTTGGGGCTGGTTGAGGGCTCCACCCAGGATTTGAGACCCCTCCAACCATAGCAAAAGAAGAATGTCTTATGGAGGACAAAAGCTTTGcagcattttagttttttttcttcttcatttctaCGGTTTCATACTGAGCGTAAATCTTATTGggcttattttcttttctttttttaaagtgattcTTGGTTGAGACTGCTTCAGGGTGTCTGAAGAattgactgtgtctgtgtgaaatcTTAAGGAGCAGCAGTTGTTTTGGCTGTGCATTTGAAAATGATGCTTTCAGTGTCTCcagcaattgtttttttttgtcccattatcCAGCCCCCTGGGTACCATTACAAGCCAGCGCTCGCTTTTGTTTTCTTGCAATTAAAGAATAATTTGTTCTCCAGTGATAACACCACAGCTTCTTCCTAAGGCTTTGCTGATTCACAACACAGTCTGAAATATTGACTTTGTCTGACACGCGTCTGTCTGAAATGAGGGGGAATTAGTTATGTTGCTGTATATCTGAGTCCTTAAAACTACTTTTCGCCAACagttaccatggcaacacaGCTTCAGCTCTCCCTGTGAAAGAAACCTGTTCAGGTGGTTGTGACCTTCAGTAACCAACGCTGGCCAGAATAGAATATTTGATTGACTCGACTGAAAGCTAATCTTTGTTTTCATTAAGAGAATAGTTAAATCAGTTATTACTATAGCAGGCTGCCACTCTGAATAAAACCCATTCACTGAGAATTAAAATGATGATTCAGATATCACAAAATAGTTCATTTCCacctctggaaaaaaaaaaaaaaaaatactttttgtttGGAACATTTAGTGCCAAAGTTCGGGGCCactgtaaaatatgtatttaaagcAGATTACAAAACAAGCTCACCACAATGTCCATTTAGTAGAGGTTTCATCTCCATCTTTCTGAGCACTCTGAGGGCATCTGTTCTATATTGGCTTAAAGGTTGAGATTGAAAGTTCATGCTTGACTTGGaaactaggggtgggaaaaataatCGAGTCTTAGATGCATCGCGATTCTCTCTAGAACGATTCGATGCTCGATTCTGATACGTTAATAACCAAAAAGTTACTGTCTCCAGACAAGTAGAAATCAGAAAACGGAGTGACTGAAAGAGGATGGGATAATGGACAACAACTTAGAGTTTAGGcaagagtgcagaaaaaaacacacaaaaatggccaCATTTTGtaataagacatacataaaataattaggcaAAGCACACATAGGctgttcatctactttatcCCATTACATCTGACCATATCATGTTTCATGTTCTAAGAAGCCACTGATCCACCTTTAAACCTTAAAAAAAGCCTCTGACATGTTACTGTTACATTACTGGGGGAGAAGGGGACGTTCACAAGCAGGTTTAAGGCTTAAGCATGGAATGACTACAAAAGAAAAACCTCAGTAGACAGaatatttcattaaaacttgtgcgtgacaagttttaatgaaatattatatATGTCCAATATATGTCCAAATCTAAGCTTTGTATAGCTGCTTTGTCTAGGAAGGGATTAGCAAACTCTGAGTAGCAAACTCAGATTtgtgtatatttttaaaaatcacgCTTTGGgaatgtacataaaaaaaaaatggttgcaTCTATAATCGGTTTAGAATCGAATCATTGGCCTCTGAATCAGAATCGTGAGGTGCCCACAGACTCCCACCCCTATTGGAAACACGACCCAAAACAGTGTCACCACAAGGAAATGGAAGTTTAAGCATCTACAATAATCTACGAAACTGGACAAACTCCATCTGCTCAGTGATGTAATCCAAACCTCCAGAACTAAATGGACCTTGTTTTGTTAACTACTATTTCCAAGTCCCCCAATGCACCCCCCGCCCCTCTGAAATTTCTGATCCAAAAATGAATTTGgattttgtaatttttcatGCATTCAACTGATCAATTatattttctgtaaaaataATTTAGCAACATAAATGAATGCTACATGCTGTTTGAAAACCTCTCAACACAGTCAGACATATTATTTTGATGAATAAATTGTCAATCccttatctatttatttttgccAGCTTAAAAGTAgccaaaattaataaaaataaataaataaaatatatatatatatatatatatatatatatatatatatatatatatatatatatatatatatatattttactcaATGatctttaaatataaaaatactgaaattgaCTTGTGAGCAATTTTTTATTCCCAGAACTGGGAACATGACCTGGTTTTGGCATTTGCTCAATATAAATATCACAATTTGTCAGGAAACTGAAATAGggggttacatttttcaaagtaaaagtacatttaaagactaaaaacatcagtgtatttaaaaaaaaaaaaaaaaaaaaaaaagacaggatgTCGACCTGTCGTGAGGTGAATAACCATAAATGGACGAGTGTCTGTTGAGTAGATAATGTGGCCACACCCACTCCGGTTCCCCGACTGTGTAATGATTGTCCACTAAAACGCGTGATGTCATTCCTGTCTGAGGAAACAGCGATGCCAGTTGTGTCCTGTCTACAGCCTGAACCACGGGCACTCTTCTGCCAGACAAAGCAGACTAGCCGAGGGCATACCGGTGGTTGTTGGAAAAAGattacaaagaaagaaaacacggCATCACGAGACGAGCTGGCGGTCGAGTGGTAATCTGGGGGCAGGCGAACATGCAGTTAAGGGTTATCGAGTTGTTCTTTCTGCTCTCTTGTCAAAATAATTTCCTCTTCTTCTTAGAACTTCTCAGTGTGGCCATCCCTTATCTGCAGGAAGTAGACACCCTTCATTTACCTCCCATGCTTCCCCGGGGACAAATATTCAAATAGGGATATTGTATGCTTTGGGcttgtttacattttgactGGAGTGTGCCTGCTGGGCTGCATATGGCTTAATGATTAATCACCAGCTACACATGTAGAGGTTTACAAGAGAGTTTGCGACTTTTACAGCTGTAACGTCAATCAAAAAGTATATTAGGAGTTACATTTTACAAATTCCCTGCAAGAATTAAGTCCCGTATATTTGAGTGTAATTTAACACACTGCTA
It contains:
- the dcaf5 gene encoding DDB1- and CUL4-associated factor 5; this encodes MVIMKELKGCGMRSSVGFLSRRELTGQPLMKEEFQRRRMAGCTSLYKKDMLGHFGCVNAIEFSNNGGEWLVSGGDDRRVLLWHMEQAISARSKPVKLKGEHLSNIFCLAFDSTNKKVFSGGNDEQVILHDVERRETLNVFLHIDAVYSLSVSPVNDNVFASSSDDGRVLIWDTREPPSAEPFCLASYPSAFHSVMFNPVEPRLIATANSKEGVGLWDIRKPRSSLLRYGGSMSLQSAMSVRFNSTGTQLLALRRRLPPVLYELHSRLPSFQFDNQGYFNSCTMKSCCFAGDKDQYILSGSDDFNLYMWKIPKDPEEGGASRVVNGAFMVLKGHRSIVNQVRFNPHTYMICSSGVEKVIKVWSPYQQPESLGDLEGRVEDKSRSLYTHEEYISLVLNSGSGLSHDYVSQSIQEDPRMMAFFDSLVRREIEGWSSDSDSDLSEEAIMQLHARGRRATRATPAPPAAVPAAAPHSDSDNSSSSSLAGPGASGGEERAAEERPRRRSRRQRHQSGFLVNEDSDSSEFWLDPMPRPRSPSPRDNSTLSSPPSSPSLPAGASSSSTSTSSSSSDDEERRSAVRRRNVTRRRRTHVVSRAGDRPESAQTLFSAVDSCSYPSISIEDLTSSSGEAQNSLQIKPGGVKDEDKCLSPSDFVCLSPVMSSESQGSDKTELERHPAASQRSPDGRRTEESAALDNSDSGEACSGEAALDGNSPSRRSPGVNGRHRTVAPHVRENLHVSSESEEEPGVTPEDTRPQREKGPAQSALKRTHVGSEEGESGSSPSEKKLKT